One Setaria viridis chromosome 5, Setaria_viridis_v4.0, whole genome shotgun sequence genomic region harbors:
- the LOC117854458 gene encoding uncharacterized protein isoform X2, with protein sequence MAEECPVAGGVAEFWLPDEFLDDDFFSEEEKAAVAAKSESDEEEGLDGLSRRMAGILVGGGKGDDDSSPAKAEVMAGSPQSILCGLAASGEDSPNGVASQVSSPPSSPLEQQPADPWDVLHEAAGQVACLRSNSIPVPKNAAAHRGHAVVPPAKKPSAPAPAPKAACADHYQPNILLEQRRKVAQQMLKHQQQQELAAATAAAWGTRICGPKRTAGSGFGAAPHALNPSAWPPLQKAQQPAPSAAGMRAVFLTPPGAKRECTGTGVFIPRQAGAPTEPRKKPACSTVLLPARVVQALNLNVEDLGARPIYPGGFALDHDALVSRSNALLASRSSQLPGAAAREVNLPQEWTY encoded by the exons ATGGCGGAGGAGTGCCCGGTAGCTGGCGGCGTCGCGGAGTTCTGGCTTCCCGACGAGTTCCTGGACGACGACTTCTTctccgaggaggagaaggccgcGGTGGCCGCCAAGAGCGAGAGCGACGAGGAAGAAGGGCTCGACGGGCTCTCGCGCCGCATGGCTGGGATCCTCGTAGGCGGCGGCAAGGGAGACGATGATTCCTCCCCTGCAAAG GCGGAAGTGATGGCCGGCTCGCCGCAGTCGATCCTGTGCGGCCTCGCGGCTTCCGGGGAGGATAGCCCCAACGGAGTGGCGTCGCAGGtcagctcgccgccgtcgtcgccgctggAGCAGCAGCCGGCTGATCCCTGGGACGTCCTGCACGAGGCGGCCGGGCAGGTGGCCTGCCTGCGCAGCAACAGCATCCCCGTGCCGAAGAACGCGGCTGCTCATCGTGGCCACGCCGTCGTGCCGCCGGCGAAAAAGCCGTCTGCGCCGGCTCCTGCTCCCAAGGCCGCCTGTGCTGACCACTATCAGCCGAATATTTTGCTGGAACAGCGCCGGAAAGTTGCTCAG CAGATGCTCAAGCATCAACAGCAgcaggagctcgccgccgctacggcggcggcatggggcACGCGCATCTGTGGTCCTAAACGAACCGCCGGCTCCGGCTTTGGTGCCGCGCCACACGCCCTCAACCCGTCCGCGTGGCCCCCGCTCCAGAAGGCGCAACAGCCGGCGCCGTCCGCGGCCGGCATGCGCGCCGTGTTCCTCACCCCTCCCGGCGCCAAGCGCGAGTGCACCGGCACCGGCGTGTTCATCCCCCGCCAGGCCGGCGCCCCCACCGAGCCCAGGAAGAAGCCAG CCTGCTCCACCGTCCTTCTCCCGGCGCGCGTCGTGCAGGCGCTCAATCTCAACGTCGAGGACCTCGGGGCCCGTCCCATCTACCCTGGCGGCTTCGCTCTTGATCACG ATGCACTGGTGAGCCGGAGCAACGCACTGCTGGCGAGCCGTTCGTCCCagctccccggcgccgccgcacgcgaGGTGAATCTCCCGCAGGAATGGACGTATTGA
- the LOC117854458 gene encoding uncharacterized protein isoform X1 produces MAEECPVAGGVAEFWLPDEFLDDDFFSEEEKAAVAAKSESDEEEGLDGLSRRMAGILVGGGKGDDDSSPAKAEVMAGSPQSILCGLAASGEDSPNGVASQVSSPPSSPLEQQPADPWDVLHEAAGQVACLRSNSIPVPKNAAAHRGHAVVPPAKKPSAPAPAPKAACADHYQPNILLEQRRKVAQFNALKQQQMLKHQQQQELAAATAAAWGTRICGPKRTAGSGFGAAPHALNPSAWPPLQKAQQPAPSAAGMRAVFLTPPGAKRECTGTGVFIPRQAGAPTEPRKKPACSTVLLPARVVQALNLNVEDLGARPIYPGGFALDHDALVSRSNALLASRSSQLPGAAAREVNLPQEWTY; encoded by the exons ATGGCGGAGGAGTGCCCGGTAGCTGGCGGCGTCGCGGAGTTCTGGCTTCCCGACGAGTTCCTGGACGACGACTTCTTctccgaggaggagaaggccgcGGTGGCCGCCAAGAGCGAGAGCGACGAGGAAGAAGGGCTCGACGGGCTCTCGCGCCGCATGGCTGGGATCCTCGTAGGCGGCGGCAAGGGAGACGATGATTCCTCCCCTGCAAAG GCGGAAGTGATGGCCGGCTCGCCGCAGTCGATCCTGTGCGGCCTCGCGGCTTCCGGGGAGGATAGCCCCAACGGAGTGGCGTCGCAGGtcagctcgccgccgtcgtcgccgctggAGCAGCAGCCGGCTGATCCCTGGGACGTCCTGCACGAGGCGGCCGGGCAGGTGGCCTGCCTGCGCAGCAACAGCATCCCCGTGCCGAAGAACGCGGCTGCTCATCGTGGCCACGCCGTCGTGCCGCCGGCGAAAAAGCCGTCTGCGCCGGCTCCTGCTCCCAAGGCCGCCTGTGCTGACCACTATCAGCCGAATATTTTGCTGGAACAGCGCCGGAAAGTTGCTCAG TTTAATGCCCTGAAGCAACAGCAGATGCTCAAGCATCAACAGCAgcaggagctcgccgccgctacggcggcggcatggggcACGCGCATCTGTGGTCCTAAACGAACCGCCGGCTCCGGCTTTGGTGCCGCGCCACACGCCCTCAACCCGTCCGCGTGGCCCCCGCTCCAGAAGGCGCAACAGCCGGCGCCGTCCGCGGCCGGCATGCGCGCCGTGTTCCTCACCCCTCCCGGCGCCAAGCGCGAGTGCACCGGCACCGGCGTGTTCATCCCCCGCCAGGCCGGCGCCCCCACCGAGCCCAGGAAGAAGCCAG CCTGCTCCACCGTCCTTCTCCCGGCGCGCGTCGTGCAGGCGCTCAATCTCAACGTCGAGGACCTCGGGGCCCGTCCCATCTACCCTGGCGGCTTCGCTCTTGATCACG ATGCACTGGTGAGCCGGAGCAACGCACTGCTGGCGAGCCGTTCGTCCCagctccccggcgccgccgcacgcgaGGTGAATCTCCCGCAGGAATGGACGTATTGA